From one Streptomyces sp. ICC1 genomic stretch:
- a CDS encoding glycerate kinase, translating to MTNGAVTETARVLIAADKFKGSLTAVQVAERVTAGLRKAVPGVEIETLPVADGGDGTVAAAVAAGFERREVRVTGPLGDQVTAAFALREGTAVVEMAEASGLQLLPAGVFAPLTATTYGSGELLKAALDAGARSIVFGVGGSATTDGGAGMLAALGAVFLDANGEPVGPGGGALAALASADLSGIDPRIKQVDFVLASDVDNPLTGPKGAPAIYGPQKGASPEDVATLDAALAHFAVVLEKSIGSLAAEAAVSPGAGGAGGIGYGALLLGASFRPGIELMLEVLGFAPALERATLVITGEGSLDEQTLHGKAPAGVAAAARAAGKPVVAVCGRLLLTQEALEAAGIQRAYPLTDLEPDPAVSIPNAGPLLERVAENIAADVL from the coding sequence GTGACGAACGGAGCAGTAACTGAGACCGCGCGCGTGCTCATCGCCGCGGACAAATTCAAGGGCTCGCTCACGGCCGTTCAGGTCGCGGAGCGGGTGACGGCCGGCCTTCGCAAGGCCGTACCGGGCGTGGAGATCGAGACCCTCCCCGTCGCGGACGGCGGCGACGGTACGGTCGCGGCCGCCGTGGCCGCCGGTTTCGAACGCCGGGAGGTACGGGTCACCGGACCGCTCGGTGACCAGGTCACGGCCGCTTTCGCACTGCGCGAGGGCACCGCGGTGGTCGAGATGGCGGAGGCCTCCGGCCTCCAGCTGCTGCCGGCGGGTGTCTTCGCCCCGCTGACGGCGACCACCTACGGCTCCGGCGAACTGCTGAAGGCCGCGCTCGACGCGGGAGCGCGCTCGATCGTCTTCGGGGTGGGCGGCAGCGCCACCACCGACGGCGGCGCCGGCATGCTGGCCGCGCTGGGCGCGGTGTTCCTGGATGCGAACGGTGAACCGGTCGGTCCGGGCGGCGGCGCGCTGGCGGCCCTGGCCTCGGCCGACCTGTCGGGCATCGACCCGCGCATCAAGCAGGTCGACTTCGTCCTCGCGAGCGACGTGGACAACCCTCTGACGGGACCGAAGGGCGCTCCGGCGATCTACGGCCCGCAGAAGGGGGCGTCGCCCGAGGACGTGGCGACGCTCGACGCGGCGCTGGCGCACTTCGCGGTGGTCCTGGAGAAGTCGATCGGCTCCCTGGCCGCCGAGGCGGCGGTCTCGCCCGGCGCGGGCGGCGCGGGCGGCATCGGCTACGGGGCGCTGCTCCTCGGCGCCTCGTTCCGTCCCGGCATCGAGCTGATGCTCGAGGTGCTCGGCTTCGCGCCGGCCCTGGAGCGGGCGACGCTGGTCATCACCGGCGAGGGCTCCCTGGACGAGCAGACCCTGCACGGCAAGGCTCCGGCCGGTGTCGCGGCGGCGGCCCGCGCGGCGGGCAAGCCGGTCGTCGCGGTCTGCGGCCGCCTGCTGCTCACACAGGAGGCCCTCGAGGCCGCCGGCATCCAGCGGGCCTACCCGCTCACGGACCTCGAGCCGGACCCGGCGGTGAGCATCCCGAACGCGGGGCCGCTGCTGGAGCGGGTGGCGGAGAACATCGCGGCCGACGTGCTCTGA